In Rattus norvegicus strain BN/NHsdMcwi chromosome 3, GRCr8, whole genome shotgun sequence, a genomic segment contains:
- the LOC134486345 gene encoding LOW QUALITY PROTEIN: serine/threonine-protein kinase 24-like (The sequence of the model RefSeq protein was modified relative to this genomic sequence to represent the inferred CDS: substituted 2 bases at 2 genomic stop codons) — MAHSPVQSRLLGMQTLKADPEELFTKLEKIGKGSFGEVFNGINNRTQKVVAIKIIDLEEAEDEIEDIQQEITVLSQCDSPXVTKYYGSYLKDTKLWIIMEYLGGGSALDLLEPGPLDEIQIATILXEILKGLDYLHSEKKIHRDIKAANVLLSEHGEVKLADFGVAGQLKDTQIKRNTFVGTPFWMAPEVIKQSAYDSKADIWSLGITAIELAKGEPPHSELHPMKVLFLIPKNNPPTLEGSYSRPLKEFVEACLNKEPSFRPTAKELLKHKFIIRNAKKTSYLTELIDRYKRWKAEQSHEDSSSEDSDVETDIQASGGSDSGDWIFTIREKDPKNLENGTLQPSDLERNKMKDFPKRPFSQCLSTIISALFAELKEKSQACRGNLGSIEELRGAIYLAEEACPGISDTMVAQLVQRLQRYSLSGGGASAH; from the coding sequence ATGGCCCACTCCCCGGTGCAGTCGCGCCTGCTGGGCATGCAGACCCTGAAAGCAGACCCAGAAGAGCTTTTTACCAAGCTGGAGAAAATTGGAAAGGGCTCCTTTGGTGAGGTGTTCAATGGCATCAACAATCGAACTCAGAAAGTGGTTGCTATAAAAATCATTGATCTGGAAGAAGCGGAGGATGAGATAGAGGACATTCAACAAGAGATCACAGTGTTGAGCCAGTGTGACAGTCCGTAAGTCACCAAGTATTATGGATCCTATCTCAAGGATACTAAATTATGGATAATCATGGAGTATCTCGGTGGAGGCTCTGCCCTGGATCTGTTAGAACCTGGCCCTTTAGATGAAATTCAGATTGCAACCATTCTATGAGAGATTCTGAAAGGACTTGATTATCTACACTCAGAGAAGAAAATCCACAGAGATATTAAAGCGGCCAATGTTCTGCTCTCTGAACACGGAGAGGTGAAGCTGGCTGACTTTGGAGTGGCTGGCCAGCTGAAGGATACCCAGATAAAAAGGAACACCTTCGTGGGCACTCCCTTCTGGATGGCGCCTGAGGTTATCAAGCAGTCAGCCTACGACTCAAAGGCGGATATCTGGTCCCTCGGCATCACAGCCATAGAACTGGCCAAAGGCGAGCCGCCACATTCTGAGCTGCACCCCATGAAGGTGCTGTTCCTTATCCCAAAGAACAACCCTCCCACGCTGGAGGGCAGCTACAGCAGACCCCTCAAGGAGTTCGTGGAGGCCTGCCTGAACAAGGAGCCCAGCTTCAGGCCCACTGCTAAGGAGTTATTGAAGCACAAATTTATAATCCGCAATGCAAAGAAAACGTCCTACCTGACTGAGCTCATCGACAGGTACAAGAGGTGGAAGGCGGAGCAGAGTCACGAGGACTCCAGCTCGGAGGACTCAGATGTGGAGACAGATATCCAGGCGTCTGGAGGCAGCGACTCTGGGGACTGGATCTTCACCATCCGGGAGAAAGACCCCAAGAATCTGGAGAACGGAACTCTTCAGCCCTCAGATTTGGAAAGAAATAAGATGAAAGACTTCCCAAAGAGGCCCTTCTCTCAGTGCTTGTCCACAATCATTTCTGCTCTGTTTGCGGAGCTGAAAGAGAAGAGCCAGGCATGTAGAGGGAACTTGGGGTCAATAGAAGAGCTTCGGGGAGCCATCTACTTGGCGGAAGAGGCCTGCCCTGGGATCTCCGACACCATGGTGGCACAGCTTGTACAACGGCTGCAGAGATATTCTCTGAGCGGTGGAGGAGCCTCAGCGCACTGA